The Longimicrobiaceae bacterium genome contains a region encoding:
- the nth gene encoding endonuclease III — translation MARESNKARRERTAAILEHLAALYPDSRCSLTHDDPLQLVVATVLSAQCTDAAVNRATPALFERYRTAQDYADASQAEMEDALKTLNFFRNKAKALIGLGRALVERHGGEVPRDLDALTALPGVGRKTANVVLGVGFGIAEGVVVDTHVKRIAARLGLTLEEDPEKVERDLLPLLPPEARVIFTHRIIDHGRAVCTARRALCDTCTLVDLCASAPGAPARRPRAAARKRVTTAGTGI, via the coding sequence TTGGCAAGAGAAAGCAACAAGGCGCGCCGTGAGCGCACGGCCGCCATCCTGGAGCACCTGGCCGCGCTGTACCCGGACAGCCGCTGCTCCCTCACGCACGACGACCCGCTGCAGCTGGTGGTCGCCACCGTGCTCTCCGCGCAGTGCACCGACGCAGCGGTGAACCGCGCCACGCCCGCGCTGTTCGAGAGGTACAGGACCGCGCAGGACTACGCGGACGCATCGCAGGCGGAGATGGAAGATGCGCTGAAGACGCTCAACTTCTTCCGCAACAAGGCGAAGGCGCTCATCGGCCTGGGCCGCGCGCTGGTGGAGCGCCACGGCGGCGAGGTGCCGCGCGACCTGGACGCGCTCACGGCGCTGCCCGGCGTGGGGCGGAAGACGGCCAACGTGGTGCTGGGGGTGGGCTTCGGCATCGCCGAGGGCGTGGTGGTGGACACGCACGTCAAGCGCATCGCCGCGCGCCTGGGGCTCACGCTGGAGGAGGACCCGGAGAAGGTGGAGCGCGACCTCCTGCCGCTGCTCCCGCCCGAGGCGCGCGTCATCTTCACGCACCGCATCATCGACCACGGCCGCGCCGTCTGCACCGCCCGCCGCGCGCTGTGCGACACGTGCACGCTCGTGGACCTGTGCGCCTCCGCCCCCGGCGCGCCGGCCCGGCGCCCGCGTGCGGCTGCGCGGAAGCGCGTGACGACCGCCGGGACGGGGATATGA